GGGAAGGCTTGGGGTCTTTTCCAGGACCCTGGCCAACACTTGCGGGATCCGGGGGAAGGGGAGGCGGCCTGCCAGGAAGGCCGCCACCGCCACCTCGTCCGCGGCGGAGACCGCCGCCTGGGCCACCCCGCCCTGCCTGCCCGCCGCGTAGGCCACCTCCAGGGCGGGAAAGCGCTGGGTGTCCGGTTCCAGGAACTCCAGCACGCCGGGGAGGGGGAGGTCCTTGAGGGGGGTTTCCCCCCGCTCGGGGTAGGTGAGGGCGTACTGGATGGGCAGGCGCATGTCCGCGGGGCCCAGCTGGGCCTTCAGGCTCCCGTCCACGAAGCGCACCAAGCCGTGCACGTAGGCCTGGGGGTGGACGAGGACTTTAACCCGATCCAGGGGAAAGCGGAAGAGCTCCTTGGCCTCCAAGGCCTCGAGGCCCTTGTTGAAGAGGGTGGCGGAGTCCACCGTCACCTTGGGGCCCATCCGCCAGCGGGGGTGGTTGAGGGCCATCTCCGGGGTCACCCGGGAGAGGTCCCGGGGCTCCCGCAGGAAAGGCCCTCCGCTGGCGGTGAGGATGAGCTCGGCCACGTCCTCCCGCCTCTCCCCCAGGAGGGCCTGGAAGAGGGCGGCGTGCTCGGAGTCCACGGGGAGGATCTCCGCCCCCGAGGCCTCCGCCTCCTGCCAGAGGAGGGGCCCTGCCGCCACCATGGCCTCCTTGTTGGCCAGGGCCACCCGCTTCCCCGTCCGGACCGCCGCCCGCGTGGGGGCAAGCCCCGCCAGCCCGGGGATGGCGGCCACGGCCACCTCCGCCTCCAGGGCCGCCACCTCCTCCGCCTCGGCCAGCCTGAGCCAGGGGAAACGGGTCTTGAGT
Above is a genomic segment from Thermus thermamylovorans containing:
- the dxr gene encoding 1-deoxy-D-xylulose-5-phosphate reductoisomerase, with the protein product MKRVVVLGSTGSIGRQALEVCRWRGYRVVGLAAGRNLEELSRQIQEWRPLLVAAAEGLHPELKTRFPWLRLAEAEEVAALEAEVAVAAIPGLAGLAPTRAAVRTGKRVALANKEAMVAAGPLLWQEAEASGAEILPVDSEHAALFQALLGERREDVAELILTASGGPFLREPRDLSRVTPEMALNHPRWRMGPKVTVDSATLFNKGLEALEAKELFRFPLDRVKVLVHPQAYVHGLVRFVDGSLKAQLGPADMRLPIQYALTYPERGETPLKDLPLPGVLEFLEPDTQRFPALEVAYAAGRQGGVAQAAVSAADEVAVAAFLAGRLPFPRIPQVLARVLEKTPSLPLTWDNLFAVDAWAREEAKRWA